Proteins from one Cicer arietinum cultivar CDC Frontier isolate Library 1 chromosome 3, Cicar.CDCFrontier_v2.0, whole genome shotgun sequence genomic window:
- the LOC140919816 gene encoding protein FAR-RED IMPAIRED RESPONSE 1-like, producing the protein MENPNLTKSTWTRKCDCPFRLRGTRSSVGDGWYLHVICGLHNHELAKKLTGHSFLGRLSQDEKNVLGDMTKNFEKPKNILMTLRDHNVESLTTIKQVYNARQAYRSSLRGSRTKMQHLLTLMERDKYVYRYRKVEGSDELRDIFWTHPEAITLVNNFHIILIMDSTYKTCRYQMSLLEIIGVTSSEMTFCVGFAYLQSERVDNFTWSLQMVKEHITSGEVEVIVTDRDLALMNAVENVFPKAVNLLCLFHICKNVKAKFKMTVFPKKKQVQIIKAWETLIYSYDEDQYYMKLDIVEGICSSCSIFYDYVHEQLLIPHKESFVEA; encoded by the coding sequence ATGGAAAATCCTAATCTTACGAAGAGTACTTGGACTAGAAAATGTGATTGTCCATTTAGATTGAGAGGAACACGATCAAGTGTTGGTGATGGATGGTATTTGCATGTAATATGTGGTCTCCATAACCACGAATTGGCCAAAAAACTAACCGGTCACTCTTTCTTAGGCCGATTGTctcaagatgagaaaaatgtacTTGGTGATATGACAAAGAACTTTGAAAaaccaaaaaacattttaatgacATTGAGGGATCACAATGTTGAAAGTTTGACGAcaataaaacaagtttacaatGCACGTCAAGCATATCGTTCATCACTTAGAGGTAGTAGAACAAAAATGCAACATCTTTTGACATTGATGGAACGCGACAAATATGTCTATCGATATAGGAAAGTAGAGGGTTCAGATGAGTTGAGGGACATCTTTTGGACCCATCCAGAAGCTAtcactcttgtaaataattttcacataatattgattatgGATAGCACTTACAAGACCTGTAGATATCAAATGTCATTACTTGAGATTATTGGTGTTACATCCAGtgaaatgacattttgtgtGGGATTTGCATATCTACAATCTGAGCGCGTTGATAACTTCACATGGTCACTACAAATGGTGAAAGAACATATTACAAGTGGTGAAGTTGAAGTCATCGTTACTGATAGAGACCTTGCTTTGATGAACGCGGTTGAAAATGTTTTTCCAAAAGCAGTGAATTTATTATGCTTGTTTCATATATGCAAGAATGTCAAAGCCAAGTTCAAGATGACTGTGTTTCCAAAAAAGAAGCAAGTGCAAATAATAAAGGCATGGGAGACTCTTATTTACAGTTATGATGAGGATCAGTACTACATGAAGTTGGATATCGTTGAAGGAATTTGTAGTAGCTgctctattttttatgattatgtacACGAGCAGTTGTTAATTCCTCACAAGGAAAGTTTTGTTGAGGCGTAG